The Pseudomonas sp. G2-4 genome window below encodes:
- a CDS encoding DUF2868 domain-containing protein: MTELQNLWLTETVRLREEHAGPLEDQEANRLARAAGGDLSTRIRHRARWLAERDGLTNALRHWLQGARLALIVLAVLAIISGAGLGFAALGDGQTPVNVFWALGSLLGLNLILLIGWLLGLIFAGEQGAALGRLWLWLSEKLARDAKAAQLAPALLLLLQRHKLNRWALGALVNGLWLLAMLSALVIVLILMATRRYGFVWETTILGGETFVAMTQALGALPALLGFSVPTVEMIRASGDGALGIESARQAWAAWLVGVVLVYGVLPRLCLALLCLWRWQRGRASLRLDLNLPGYAQLRERLMPSSERLGVNDAAPAQLHQIESAVSAVESDGALLVAIELDERPWPPKLPDTVKNAGILDSRESRHRLLEQLSRFPPARLAIACDPRRSPDRGSLALIAELARSASATRVWLLQAPPGEALDAERLGDWHNALQQLQLPFADCAPLNWLETGHD; this comes from the coding sequence GTGACAGAACTGCAAAATCTCTGGTTGACCGAAACGGTACGCCTGCGTGAAGAACACGCCGGCCCGCTCGAAGACCAGGAAGCCAATCGCCTGGCCCGCGCGGCCGGAGGCGACTTATCCACCCGCATCCGCCACCGCGCCCGCTGGCTGGCCGAACGTGACGGTCTCACCAACGCCCTGCGCCATTGGCTGCAAGGGGCGCGCCTGGCGCTGATCGTGCTCGCGGTGCTCGCCATCATCAGCGGCGCCGGCCTCGGGTTCGCCGCGCTCGGCGACGGGCAAACACCGGTCAATGTGTTCTGGGCCCTGGGCAGTCTTTTGGGGCTGAACCTGATCCTGCTCATCGGCTGGCTCCTGGGCCTGATATTCGCTGGCGAGCAAGGTGCGGCGCTGGGGCGTCTGTGGCTGTGGCTCAGCGAAAAACTCGCCCGCGATGCCAAGGCCGCCCAACTGGCACCGGCCCTGCTGCTGTTGCTGCAACGGCACAAGCTCAATCGCTGGGCCCTCGGTGCGCTGGTCAATGGTTTGTGGCTGCTGGCGATGCTCAGCGCGCTGGTCATCGTACTGATACTGATGGCGACCCGGCGCTATGGCTTTGTCTGGGAAACCACGATCCTGGGTGGCGAAACCTTCGTCGCCATGACCCAAGCCCTCGGCGCGCTGCCTGCCCTGCTGGGCTTCAGCGTGCCGACCGTGGAGATGATCCGCGCCAGCGGCGACGGCGCCCTGGGCATCGAAAGCGCCCGCCAGGCCTGGGCCGCCTGGCTGGTGGGCGTGGTGCTGGTCTACGGCGTGCTGCCGCGCCTGTGCCTGGCATTGTTATGCCTGTGGCGCTGGCAGCGCGGCCGGGCCTCGTTGCGCCTGGACTTGAACCTGCCGGGCTACGCCCAACTGCGCGAACGCCTGATGCCCAGCAGTGAGCGCCTGGGCGTCAACGACGCCGCGCCCGCGCAGTTGCATCAGATCGAAAGTGCGGTCAGTGCGGTGGAAAGCGACGGCGCGTTGCTGGTGGCGATCGAACTGGACGAGCGGCCCTGGCCGCCGAAGCTGCCAGATACGGTAAAGAACGCCGGCATCCTCGACAGTCGCGAATCCCGCCACCGGCTCCTCGAACAACTGTCACGTTTTCCTCCGGCGCGGCTGGCGATTGCCTGCGACCCGCGTCGCTCGCCGGATCGTGGCAGCCTGGCGTTGATCGCCGAGCTGGCCCGCAGCGCCAGCGCCACCCGCGTCTGGTTGTTGCAGGCCCCGCCGGGCGAAGCGCTGGACGCCGAGCGCCTGGGCGACTGGCACAACGCACTGCAGCAGTTGCAATTGCCCTTCGCCGACTGCGCGCCCTTGAACTGGCTGGAGACCGGTCATGACTGA